Proteins encoded by one window of Rattus rattus isolate New Zealand chromosome 10, Rrattus_CSIRO_v1, whole genome shotgun sequence:
- the Slamf7 gene encoding SLAM family member 7 isoform X2, whose translation MAGFSTHIIFTSVLCQLTVTAASGTPKEVAGALDGSVTFTLNTTEIKVDSVVWTFKTLFLAIINKNGIVKSESYEERIVYLDRHSMKLSQLKKNDSGVYRAEIHIASLPSPFMQEYVLHVHEHLSRPTVNTDAQSSKDGTCILNLTCSVEQGGENVTYSWKAVGQTVNEFHDSANLSISWRLGEKDKTIICTARNPVNSSSSTPFLAQKLCKDAAKDLNSPRVLKYILCVTLVLVLFFVLLVTILFRWIPKGKEKETRRRCTKHTLFHCADPQSGEESQLPACNATPAKVIKL comes from the exons TCACAGCAGCTTCTGGAACGCCGAAGGAGGTGGCCGGTGCCCTTGATGGATCTGTGACATTCACTTTGAATACTACTGAAATAAAAGTTGACAGTGTTGTATGGACCTTCAAGACACTCTTTCTtgccataataaataaaaacggTATCGTCAAATCAGAAAGTTATGAAGAAAGGATAGTCTATTTAGATAGACACTCCATGAAGCTCAGCCAGCTGAAGAAGAATGACTCTGGAGTCTACCGTGCAGAAATTCACATTGCATCACTTCCGTCTCCCTTCATGCAGGAGTACGTGCTGCATGTCCATG AGCACCTGTCAAGGCCCACGGTCAACACAGATGCGCAAAGCAGCAAGGACGGCACCTGCATCTTAAATCTGACATGTTCCGtggaacagggaggagagaaTGTGACATACAGCTGGAAAGCTGTGGGACAGACAGTCAATGAGTTTCATGACAGTGCCAACCTCTCCATCTCCTGGAGACTGGGAGAGAAAGACAAGACCATAATCTGCACAGCCAGGAATCCAGTCAACAGCAGTTCCTCAACCCCATTCCTCGCCCAGAAGCTCTGTAAAG atgcTGCCAAGGACCTAAATTCACCCAGGGTCCTCAAATACATCCTGTGCGTCACACTAGTGCTCGTCCTGTTCTTTGTCCTGCTGGTGACTATTCTTTTTAGGTGGATACCGAAAGGAAAAG aaaaagagaccagaagaagatgCACCAAACACACTTTATTCCACTGTGCAGATCCCCAAAGTG gtgaagagtcccagctcccCGCCTGCAATGCCACACCCGCCAAGGTCATTAAGCTTTGA
- the Slamf7 gene encoding SLAM family member 7 isoform X1 gives MAGFSTHIIFTSVLCQLTVTAASGTPKEVAGALDGSVTFTLNTTEIKVDSVVWTFKTLFLAIINKNGIVKSESYEERIVYLDRHSMKLSQLKKNDSGVYRAEIHIASLPSPFMQEYVLHVHEHLSRPTVNTDAQSSKDGTCILNLTCSVEQGGENVTYSWKAVGQTVNEFHDSANLSISWRLGEKDKTIICTARNPVNSSSSTPFLAQKLCKDAAKDLNSPRVLKYILCVTLVLVLFFVLLVTILFRWIPKGKGFEEDKKRVDGHQEMPNSCPHLENTDYDTIPYTEKKRPEEDAPNTLYSTVQIPKVVKSPSSPPAMPHPPRSLSFENVI, from the exons TCACAGCAGCTTCTGGAACGCCGAAGGAGGTGGCCGGTGCCCTTGATGGATCTGTGACATTCACTTTGAATACTACTGAAATAAAAGTTGACAGTGTTGTATGGACCTTCAAGACACTCTTTCTtgccataataaataaaaacggTATCGTCAAATCAGAAAGTTATGAAGAAAGGATAGTCTATTTAGATAGACACTCCATGAAGCTCAGCCAGCTGAAGAAGAATGACTCTGGAGTCTACCGTGCAGAAATTCACATTGCATCACTTCCGTCTCCCTTCATGCAGGAGTACGTGCTGCATGTCCATG AGCACCTGTCAAGGCCCACGGTCAACACAGATGCGCAAAGCAGCAAGGACGGCACCTGCATCTTAAATCTGACATGTTCCGtggaacagggaggagagaaTGTGACATACAGCTGGAAAGCTGTGGGACAGACAGTCAATGAGTTTCATGACAGTGCCAACCTCTCCATCTCCTGGAGACTGGGAGAGAAAGACAAGACCATAATCTGCACAGCCAGGAATCCAGTCAACAGCAGTTCCTCAACCCCATTCCTCGCCCAGAAGCTCTGTAAAG atgcTGCCAAGGACCTAAATTCACCCAGGGTCCTCAAATACATCCTGTGCGTCACACTAGTGCTCGTCCTGTTCTTTGTCCTGCTGGTGACTATTCTTTTTAGGTGGATACCGAAAGGAAAAG GCTTTGAGGAAGACAAGAAGAGAGTGGACGGCCACCAGGAAATGCCCAACTCTTGCCCTCACTTGGAGAACACAGACTATGACACAATCCCTTACACAGAA aaaaagagaccagaagaagatgCACCAAACACACTTTATTCCACTGTGCAGATCCCCAAAGTG gtgaagagtcccagctcccCGCCTGCAATGCCACACCCGCCAAGGTCATTAAGCTTTGAAAATGTTATCTAG